A portion of the Candidatus Binataceae bacterium genome contains these proteins:
- a CDS encoding acyltransferase yields MKGAIEVPRLACVADDVRLGAGVRLAPFVNLYGCEIGEETRLGAFVEIQRDATVGRRCKISSHSFICSGVTIEDEVFVGHGVVFINDRAPRATNGAGVPKGDEDWVLERTVVRRGASIGSGAVIMCGVEIGERAMVGAGAVVTRDVPAGAVVSGVPARLRGLGVHAAARASHD; encoded by the coding sequence ATGAAGGGCGCGATCGAGGTGCCCAGGCTGGCTTGCGTAGCCGACGATGTGCGGCTCGGCGCCGGCGTGCGCCTGGCCCCGTTTGTCAACCTCTATGGATGCGAAATCGGCGAGGAAACCCGCCTCGGCGCGTTCGTCGAGATCCAGCGCGATGCCACAGTCGGGCGCCGCTGCAAAATCTCCAGCCACAGCTTCATCTGCTCGGGCGTGACGATCGAAGACGAGGTCTTCGTCGGCCACGGCGTGGTCTTCATCAACGACCGCGCGCCGCGCGCGACCAACGGCGCGGGCGTCCCCAAGGGCGACGAGGACTGGGTGCTGGAGCGCACGGTGGTGCGGCGCGGCGCGTCGATCGGCAGCGGTGCGGTGATCATGTGCGGAGTTGAAATCGGCGAGCGCGCGATGGTCGGCGCAGGCGCGGTGGTGACTCGCGACGTGCCGGCCGGCGCGGTGGTAAGCGGGGTGCCGGCGCGTCTGCGTGGGCTTGGTGTCCACGCCGCGGCGCGGGCTTCTCACGACTAG
- a CDS encoding DegT/DnrJ/EryC1/StrS family aminotransferase encodes MRIKLVDLAAQNAEIRESVERELDALHRDTAYIGGAQVEAFEREFADFLGVRHVIGVGSGTDALRLALLAAGIGCGDEVITTPMTFIATAAAIRQAGARAVLVDVEPDTCNLSPRALRRYLEERRDAGAHLPRAVMPVHLYGLPAAMREIQEVALEFGLRIIEDACQAHGALMHDGARWRPAGTLGAAGCFSFYPGKNLGGWGDGGAIATDSDELAERARMLRDHGRISHYAHQHYGYNSRLDAIQAAVLRAKLERLEHWNRRRRQIAALYSELLLDCGLNLPAEPAGLSSCYHLYAVRSAQRDALRQALLSRNIECGIHYPVPLHLQPACRDLGYRRGDFPVAEEIADTELSLPMHPHLADSEVECVADAVLEALEEGSSAFAGELGRSPSMSIFPPERGE; translated from the coding sequence ATGCGAATCAAACTGGTTGATCTTGCGGCACAGAATGCGGAAATCCGCGAAAGCGTCGAACGCGAGCTCGACGCGCTCCATCGCGACACCGCCTATATCGGCGGCGCCCAGGTCGAGGCCTTCGAGCGCGAGTTCGCCGACTTTCTCGGCGTGCGCCATGTTATCGGGGTCGGCAGCGGCACCGACGCGCTGCGCCTGGCCCTGCTCGCCGCCGGCATCGGCTGCGGCGACGAAGTGATCACGACGCCGATGACCTTTATCGCCACCGCGGCCGCGATCCGCCAGGCTGGCGCGCGCGCGGTGCTGGTTGATGTCGAGCCCGACACCTGCAACCTCAGTCCGCGGGCGCTGCGGCGCTATCTCGAGGAGCGCCGCGACGCCGGTGCCCATCTGCCGCGCGCGGTCATGCCCGTGCATCTCTACGGCCTGCCGGCCGCGATGCGCGAGATTCAGGAGGTGGCCCTGGAGTTCGGCCTGCGCATCATCGAGGACGCTTGCCAGGCCCATGGCGCGCTGATGCACGACGGCGCGCGTTGGCGGCCGGCGGGCACGCTGGGCGCGGCAGGATGCTTTAGCTTCTACCCGGGCAAGAACCTCGGCGGATGGGGCGACGGGGGCGCGATCGCGACCGACTCCGACGAGCTGGCCGAGCGTGCGCGGATGCTGCGCGACCACGGGCGCATCTCGCACTACGCCCATCAGCATTACGGCTACAATTCGCGGCTCGACGCGATCCAGGCCGCGGTCCTGCGCGCAAAGCTGGAGCGGCTCGAGCACTGGAACCGCCGCCGGCGCCAGATCGCCGCGCTGTACAGTGAGCTGCTCCTGGACTGCGGGCTGAACTTGCCGGCCGAGCCTGCCGGACTTTCCTCCTGTTACCACCTCTACGCCGTGCGCAGCGCGCAGCGCGACGCGCTGCGCCAGGCGCTGCTCAGCAGGAACATCGAATGCGGCATCCACTATCCGGTGCCGCTCCACCTCCAGCCGGCCTGCCGCGACCTCGGCTATCGGCGCGGCGATTTTCCGGTCGCCGAGGAAATCGCCGACACCGAGCTTTCGCTGCCGATGCATCCGCATCTGGCCGATTCCGAGGTCGAGTGCGTGGCTGATGCAGTGCTCGAAGCGCTGGAGGAAGGCTCATCCGCATTCGCCGGCGAGCTTGGCCGAAGCCCGTCCATGTCTATTTTCCCCCCAGAGCGTGGCGAGTAA